One window of Nostoc sp. C052 genomic DNA carries:
- a CDS encoding hydrogenase small subunit, translating into MTNVLWLQGGACSGNTMSFLNAEEPTVCDLIADFGINILWHPSLGLELGNDLQTLLRNCISGTIPLDILVFEGSVVNAPNGTGEWNRFADRAMKDWLADLTKVAKFIVAVGDCATWGGIPAMSPNPSESEGLQFLKRQEGGFLGKDFLSQAGLPVINIPGCPAHPDWITQILVAIATGRIADIAFDELNRPQTFFNTYTQTGCTRNVHFAYKASTAEFGQRKGCLFYDLGCRGPMTHSSCNRILWNRVSSKTRAGMPCLGCTEPEFPFFDLKPGTVFKTQTVMGVPKELPPGVNKKDYALLTMVAKDAAPPWAEEDFFTV; encoded by the coding sequence ATGACTAATGTACTATGGCTACAAGGTGGTGCTTGTTCAGGCAACACCATGTCATTTCTCAATGCCGAAGAACCGACAGTCTGCGATTTAATTGCCGACTTTGGTATCAATATACTTTGGCATCCTTCCTTGGGGCTGGAACTAGGCAACGATTTGCAAACACTGCTACGAAATTGTATTTCTGGCACAATTCCTTTAGATATCTTGGTATTTGAAGGCAGCGTTGTTAATGCCCCCAACGGTACTGGTGAATGGAATCGGTTTGCCGATCGCGCCATGAAAGATTGGTTAGCAGACCTCACCAAAGTTGCTAAATTTATTGTCGCCGTGGGAGACTGTGCAACCTGGGGAGGAATTCCCGCTATGTCACCCAACCCCAGCGAATCGGAAGGTTTACAATTTCTCAAACGTCAAGAAGGCGGCTTTTTAGGGAAAGACTTTCTCTCACAAGCCGGATTACCTGTAATTAATATTCCTGGATGTCCCGCCCATCCCGACTGGATTACGCAGATATTAGTGGCGATCGCTACTGGACGCATAGCAGACATTGCTTTCGATGAACTAAATCGTCCCCAAACCTTCTTCAACACCTACACCCAAACAGGTTGTACCCGCAACGTCCACTTTGCTTACAAAGCCTCAACCGCCGAATTTGGTCAGCGTAAAGGCTGCCTATTTTATGACTTGGGTTGTCGTGGGCCCATGACTCATTCTTCCTGCAACCGCATCTTATGGAACCGCGTCTCATCCAAAACTCGCGCTGGGATGCCTTGTTTAGGTTGCACCGAACCAGAATTTCCCTTCTTTGACCTTAAACCAGGAACCGTATTTAAAACCCAAACAGTCATGGGAGTTCCCAAAGAATTACCGCCAGGGGTGAACAAAAAAGACTACGCCTTACTCACAATGGTTGCCAAAGATGCAGCACCACCTTGGGCAGAAGAAGACTTTTTTACAGTTTAG
- a CDS encoding nickel-dependent hydrogenase large subunit, translating into MTIQSLDISPVGRVEGDLDVRVDIENGRVVNAWTHAELFRGFEVILRGKDPQAGLIVTPRICGICGGSHLTCASWALDTAWETEVPRNAILARNLGQIVETIQSIPRYFYGLFAIDLTNKKYRHSRYYEEAVRRFAAFTGKSYELGITISAKPVEIYALLGGQWPHSSYMVPGGVMCAPTLTDITRAWALLEYFRTNWLEPVWLGCSLERYEQIQTYDDFRDWLDEDRNHRDSDLGFYWRMGLDIGLDRYGAGVGKYVTWGYLAHEDKYQKPTIEGRNAAMIMKSGVYDSFADTHVLMDQSFTRENTTHSWYDEGTENIHPSDRTTKPTANNTKDFDNAYSWASAVLHKDFGRLEAGPLARQLVAGGQHGESWQHYDPFILDVFKRMGGASIHVRQLARVHELVKLYRQAEHCLREFKLNDPWYIKPKEKDGRGWGATEAARGSLSHWVEVEGGKIKNYQVIAPGTWNIGPRDGEGIRGPIEEALIGTPIYDSSDPVEVGHVARSFDSCLVCTVHAHDAKTGEELARFRTA; encoded by the coding sequence ATGACAATTCAATCATTAGACATTTCGCCTGTCGGTAGAGTTGAAGGCGATTTAGATGTCCGAGTCGATATTGAGAATGGGCGGGTAGTCAACGCCTGGACACATGCTGAACTTTTTCGCGGATTTGAAGTTATCCTCCGCGGTAAAGATCCCCAAGCCGGATTAATTGTCACGCCTCGCATTTGCGGCATTTGTGGCGGTTCTCACCTAACTTGTGCATCTTGGGCATTAGATACAGCCTGGGAAACAGAAGTTCCGCGCAATGCAATTTTGGCCAGAAATCTCGGTCAAATTGTCGAAACAATCCAAAGCATCCCTCGTTATTTTTATGGTTTGTTTGCCATTGACTTAACCAATAAAAAATACCGCCATAGTCGTTACTATGAAGAAGCTGTTAGACGCTTTGCCGCCTTCACAGGCAAATCTTATGAATTAGGCATCACAATTTCTGCGAAACCCGTAGAAATTTATGCACTATTAGGCGGACAATGGCCTCATTCTAGCTACATGGTTCCTGGTGGTGTGATGTGCGCCCCCACTCTTACAGATATTACCCGCGCTTGGGCACTTCTCGAATATTTCCGCACCAATTGGTTAGAACCAGTGTGGTTAGGTTGTTCTTTAGAACGCTACGAACAAATCCAAACTTATGATGACTTTAGAGATTGGTTAGATGAAGACCGCAATCATCGAGATTCCGACTTAGGTTTTTATTGGCGGATGGGTTTAGATATCGGTTTAGATAGATATGGCGCTGGTGTGGGTAAATATGTCACTTGGGGATATTTAGCCCATGAAGATAAATACCAAAAGCCGACTATTGAAGGGCGAAATGCGGCGATGATTATGAAAAGTGGAGTGTACGACAGCTTCGCAGACACCCACGTCTTGATGGATCAGTCATTTACCCGCGAGAATACAACTCACTCTTGGTACGATGAAGGGACAGAAAATATTCACCCTAGCGATCGCACCACTAAACCCACTGCGAATAATACCAAAGACTTCGATAACGCCTACTCTTGGGCGAGTGCAGTCCTTCACAAAGACTTCGGACGTTTAGAAGCTGGCCCTCTAGCCCGGCAATTAGTAGCTGGTGGTCAACATGGCGAATCTTGGCAACACTACGACCCCTTCATCCTTGATGTCTTCAAACGGATGGGTGGTGCTAGTATTCATGTGCGTCAATTAGCACGAGTTCACGAACTTGTCAAGTTATATCGTCAAGCTGAACACTGTTTGCGCGAATTCAAATTAAACGATCCCTGGTATATCAAACCCAAAGAAAAAGATGGACGTGGTTGGGGTGCAACGGAAGCAGCACGGGGTTCCTTGTCTCACTGGGTAGAAGTGGAGGGCGGTAAAATTAAGAATTACCAAGTGATTGCCCCAGGTACTTGGAATATCGGCCCTCGTGATGGTGAAGGAATCCGCGGCCCTATTGAAGAAGCTTTAATTGGGACACCCATTTACGATTCTAGCGATCCGGTGGAAGTTGGGCATGTGGCGCGATCGTTTGATTCTTGTTTAGTGTGTACAGTCCACGCCCATGATGCGAAAACTGGTGAAGAGTTAGCACGTTTTCGTACTGCTTAA
- a CDS encoding type II toxin-antitoxin system HicB family antitoxin, translated as MKTFTAIAKRDPDTKFYVGYVPGFPGAHSQGETLDELQENLREVIEMLLEDDDLVFETEFVGIQQIVVQ; from the coding sequence ATGAAAACTTTTACTGCGATCGCTAAAAGAGATCCTGATACTAAGTTCTATGTTGGCTATGTCCCTGGCTTTCCTGGAGCGCATTCTCAAGGTGAAACTTTAGATGAATTGCAGGAAAATTTGCGTGAAGTTATTGAAATGCTTCTAGAGGACGATGATCTGGTATTCGAGACAGAGTTTGTGGGTATACAACAGATTGTAGTTCAGTAG
- a CDS encoding NifU family protein gives MTNLEELIREINRFEAIISEWDESQRCVAVGLKRAIEALHKAALTNLIKSLKQESMSALRHAVTDEVVYAVLLYHELVKPPKPPLAQRIQTAIEEVRPGLKSHNGDVELVAIKPPDTVEVRLIGTCSSCPASTLTLSEGVEQAIKNHCPEITKVVAVNNNPTINNASFGLISPFSSRITSTWIKVATIDQIPEFSILAVQLSGNSLILHRQGITVKCYRNACPHLGSSLDKGKVENGIISCPSHGFQYKLETGECLTAPDVSLQAYPVKIKDDKVFVKLQQS, from the coding sequence ATGACAAACCTTGAAGAATTAATTCGGGAAATTAACCGCTTTGAGGCAATTATATCCGAATGGGATGAAAGCCAAAGGTGTGTAGCAGTCGGACTAAAAAGGGCAATTGAAGCTTTGCACAAAGCAGCATTGACTAATTTAATTAAAAGCCTCAAGCAAGAATCAATGTCAGCTTTACGTCATGCTGTTACTGATGAAGTAGTGTACGCAGTACTGCTTTATCACGAACTAGTAAAACCACCAAAACCACCATTAGCACAACGAATCCAAACAGCCATTGAAGAAGTTCGTCCAGGCTTAAAAAGCCATAATGGAGATGTAGAACTAGTAGCAATTAAACCTCCAGATACAGTAGAAGTCAGATTAATCGGAACTTGTAGCAGTTGTCCAGCTTCCACTTTAACTTTATCTGAGGGAGTAGAACAGGCAATCAAAAATCATTGTCCCGAAATTACCAAAGTAGTTGCGGTCAATAATAACCCTACAATTAACAATGCAAGTTTTGGTTTAATTAGTCCATTTTCATCAAGAATAACTTCTACTTGGATCAAAGTTGCAACTATTGATCAAATTCCTGAATTTAGTATATTGGCAGTACAACTTTCTGGTAATTCCCTGATTTTACACCGTCAAGGCATTACAGTAAAATGTTACCGAAATGCTTGTCCTCATCTAGGATCTTCCCTAGATAAAGGTAAAGTTGAAAATGGTATTATCAGCTGTCCTTCTCACGGATTTCAGTACAAGTTAGAGACAGGTGAATGCTTAACAGCACCGGATGTTTCACTTCAAGCATATCCAGTAAAAATTAAAGACGATAAGGTTTTTGTAAAACTGCAACAATCATGA
- a CDS encoding Rpn family recombination-promoting nuclease/putative transposase yields MTRVYLDELSSIETSSIRIETVKLIIEPESTATTRAIEIVNSAREQILDVATIREIIQLIETILIYKLPRLTQEEIGKMFGANELKQTRFYQDVFAEGEQKGKLEGRQEGKLETIPRLLALGLSIEQIAQGLGLDEQVVRQAAQPKS; encoded by the coding sequence GTGACTCGCGTCTATCTTGACGAATTAAGCTCAATTGAGACATCATCAATCCGCATAGAGACAGTTAAACTCATCATCGAACCCGAATCAACGGCGACAACAAGAGCGATCGAAATAGTCAACAGTGCTAGAGAGCAAATTCTAGATGTCGCTACTATTAGGGAAATTATACAATTGATAGAGACGATATTAATCTACAAGTTGCCGCGATTGACCCAGGAGGAGATCGGAAAAATGTTTGGAGCAAATGAGTTAAAGCAAACTAGATTTTACCAAGATGTTTTTGCAGAAGGTGAGCAAAAGGGGAAACTAGAAGGTAGGCAGGAAGGTAAGTTAGAAACGATACCTCGCTTATTAGCGTTGGGTTTAAGTATTGAGCAGATAGCTCAAGGCTTAGGCTTGGACGAACAAGTTGTTAGGCAAGCTGCACAACCAAAATCTTAA
- a CDS encoding HypC/HybG/HupF family hydrogenase formation chaperone, with amino-acid sequence MCLGIPGQIVEITNANHKLAIVDIGGVKRQVNIACIVDEQHPPEACIGDWVLVHVGFAMNRINEQEAAETLQLFQELAAAQAGIST; translated from the coding sequence ATGTGTTTAGGAATCCCCGGACAAATTGTAGAAATTACCAACGCTAACCATAAATTAGCCATAGTTGACATTGGTGGTGTTAAACGCCAAGTAAATATTGCTTGTATTGTAGATGAACAACATCCCCCCGAAGCTTGTATTGGTGATTGGGTGCTAGTACATGTTGGCTTTGCGATGAATCGAATTAACGAACAAGAAGCAGCAGAAACATTACAACTCTTTCAAGAATTAGCAGCAGCGCAAGCAGGGATTAGTACTTAA
- a CDS encoding type II toxin-antitoxin system Phd/YefM family antitoxin — translation METVNIHQAKTNLSKLLSRVELGEEIIISNRGIPVAKLVPFRTSSNRLNSLGQDKGRFIVPDDFNAPLPEEVLAAFEGGEE, via the coding sequence ATGGAAACTGTAAATATTCATCAAGCTAAAACGAATCTCTCAAAGCTGTTGTCGCGCGTAGAACTTGGAGAAGAAATCATTATTTCCAACCGAGGTATTCCTGTTGCCAAATTGGTTCCGTTTCGCACCTCATCAAATCGACTCAATAGTTTAGGGCAAGATAAAGGGCGTTTTATAGTGCCAGATGACTTCAACGCGCCTTTACCAGAAGAGGTTTTGGCAGCATTTGAGGGCGGTGAGGAGTGA
- a CDS encoding hydrogenase maturation protease: MLTIIGCGNLNRNDDAVGVIIAQRLQKYLAENPHPYVRVYDCGTAGMEVMFQARGSKQLVIIDASSTGSEPGAVFKVPGKELEAMPEPSYNLHDFRWDNALAAGRKIFQNDFPEDVTVYLIEAANLGLGLELSPVVKHSADLVFEEVAALISQNIN; this comes from the coding sequence ATGCTAACTATTATCGGTTGCGGCAATCTCAATCGCAATGACGACGCAGTAGGCGTAATAATTGCCCAGCGCTTACAAAAATATCTAGCTGAAAACCCTCACCCTTATGTGCGAGTTTATGACTGCGGCACCGCAGGGATGGAAGTAATGTTTCAAGCTAGAGGTAGTAAACAATTAGTAATTATTGATGCAAGTTCAACTGGTTCTGAACCGGGTGCTGTGTTTAAAGTTCCAGGAAAAGAACTGGAAGCAATGCCCGAACCTAGTTATAACTTGCACGATTTTCGTTGGGATAATGCTTTAGCCGCCGGACGGAAAATCTTTCAAAATGATTTTCCTGAAGATGTAACAGTTTATTTAATTGAAGCGGCAAATCTTGGTTTAGGACTAGAGTTAAGTCCTGTTGTCAAACATTCTGCTGATTTGGTTTTTGAAGAGGTAGCTGCACTTATCAGTCAGAATATTAACTAA
- a CDS encoding DUF262 domain-containing protein — protein sequence MKLPEPQTKTFSTLVGEIENGQIKIPQFQREFVWTMQKSAALIDSIIKGYPIGTFIFWRTNERLRSVKNIGKLDLPEPKPGEFVDYVLDGQQRLTSLFASLQGVILTREDGREDNFSQIFIDLEAQDSEQIVITDIASKDEKSLISILNLLKGDFMLLASYPDKYHEKLKNYKNRIESYQYSIIQVKDAPIEIATEIFTRINVSGQALSLFEIMAAKTFDYEKNFDLTEKFQELIENLKPLNYETISDATVLQVVSIILSKECKRQVILKLDKNSFIDIWDKAIDSIERSVEYFRNFYRIPVSQLLPYNALIIPFSYFFFHHKDKPTDDKRKYLEDFFWRCSLSGRYSSSVESKLAQDIKRIDEILAGDLPSYDWSIDTSAEFIKDNGWFSTSRSYIKAILCIYVYHQPKSFNDNAIVNVSNYWLKQANSKNYHHFFPKAHLKKQDYLDWYINHILNITIVDDFLNKREIKANAPSKYMAKFQTINHDLETTMKTHLIESLDTFGIWNDDYEQFLSERAKVVSREISKRIIKQEIDKKGQSNLVDDFEEELTTIE from the coding sequence ATGAAACTACCAGAACCTCAAACCAAAACATTTTCAACTTTGGTAGGAGAAATTGAAAATGGTCAAATTAAAATTCCCCAATTTCAAAGAGAATTCGTTTGGACAATGCAGAAATCTGCTGCCCTTATTGACAGCATTATCAAAGGTTATCCCATTGGCACATTTATTTTTTGGCGCACTAATGAACGTCTTCGCTCAGTAAAAAATATTGGTAAGCTAGATTTACCAGAACCAAAGCCAGGTGAGTTTGTTGATTACGTTTTAGATGGACAGCAGCGATTAACTAGCTTATTTGCTAGTCTGCAAGGGGTTATTTTAACCAGAGAAGACGGAAGAGAAGATAATTTCTCACAAATATTCATCGATTTAGAAGCTCAAGACTCTGAGCAAATCGTCATTACTGATATTGCGAGTAAAGATGAAAAAAGTCTAATCAGTATTCTTAATTTACTTAAAGGGGATTTTATGCTTCTAGCATCATACCCTGATAAGTATCATGAAAAACTGAAAAATTATAAAAACAGGATTGAAAGTTATCAATATTCAATCATTCAGGTCAAGGATGCACCGATAGAAATAGCCACAGAGATTTTTACAAGAATTAACGTTAGTGGTCAAGCTTTGTCTTTATTTGAGATTATGGCTGCTAAAACATTTGACTATGAGAAAAATTTTGATTTAACAGAAAAATTTCAAGAGTTGATAGAAAATCTTAAGCCTCTTAATTATGAGACTATATCTGATGCTACTGTACTGCAAGTTGTCTCAATCATTCTCTCCAAAGAGTGTAAAAGACAAGTCATATTAAAACTTGATAAGAATAGTTTTATTGATATTTGGGATAAGGCAATAGATTCTATTGAACGCAGTGTAGAGTATTTCAGAAATTTTTATCGTATCCCAGTTTCTCAGTTACTTCCATATAATGCATTAATCATTCCCTTTTCATATTTCTTCTTTCACCACAAAGATAAACCAACTGATGATAAACGAAAATATCTAGAGGATTTTTTCTGGAGATGCTCTTTATCTGGACGCTATTCTTCTTCTGTAGAAAGTAAATTAGCACAAGATATAAAAAGAATAGATGAAATTCTTGCTGGAGATTTACCGAGCTATGACTGGTCTATTGATACTTCAGCAGAATTTATTAAGGATAATGGTTGGTTTAGTACCTCTAGAAGTTATATTAAAGCAATATTGTGCATATATGTGTATCATCAACCAAAGTCATTTAATGATAACGCTATTGTCAATGTCAGTAACTATTGGCTAAAACAAGCAAATAGCAAAAATTATCATCACTTTTTTCCAAAAGCACATTTAAAGAAACAGGATTATTTAGATTGGTATATCAACCATATTCTAAACATCACCATAGTAGACGACTTTTTGAACAAACGGGAAATTAAGGCAAATGCGCCTTCAAAGTACATGGCTAAATTTCAAACAATAAATCATGATTTGGAGACTACTATGAAAACTCATTTAATAGAAAGTTTAGATACTTTTGGGATTTGGAACGATGATTATGAGCAGTTTTTATCTGAAAGAGCAAAAGTTGTTAGTCGAGAAATTTCCAAAAGAATCATTAAGCAGGAAATAGACAAAAAAGGACAATCGAATTTAGTTGATGATTTTGAAGAAGAGTTAACAACTATTGAGTAA
- the hypF gene encoding carbamoyltransferase HypF, producing the protein MPTEEIRVRGTVQGVGFRPTVYRLAKACGLRGDVCNDGQGVLIRVSGSEEAITEFVARLQIELPPLARINQLTRTIYEGEFKFDNFVISTSISNAIHTEITPDAATCPQCQKEIFDPFSRFYRYPFTNCTHCGPRLSIIRAIPYDRCNTSMSAFAVCSECGQEYHDVENRRFHAQPVACHVCGPTAWLERADGKSVTASMFSMLDDVDAVCSLLQKGEIVAIKGLGGIHLACDATQETVVQKLRQRKKRYHKPFALMARDIEIIEQYCIVNAKEKELLTSSATPIVLLQASDKKQLASSVALGQSSLGFILPYTPLHHLILRRMNRPIVLTSGNLADEPQCIDNDEARKKLGTIADYFLFHNREIINRVDDSVVRVLGDKVQTIRRARGYAPESISLPPGFHKVPQILAMGSELKNTFCLLREGKAILSQHLGDLENAAAFNTYHETLNLYLNLFEHKPEIIAIDKHPEYLSSKLGKEIADTNQIKVYPVQHHHAHIAACMAENEIPLDSPPVLGIALDGLGYGNDGKLWGGEFLLADYRKFKRLATFKPVAMIGGEQAIYQPWRNTYAQLLAANLWDDCEQKYTDLEIFNFLKNKPLKLLNQLIEKGINSPPASSVGRLFDAVASAISIYREECSYEGQAAITMEAIVDVSSLNNDKETLIYPFKFSFSDSIYCIDPRSMWQALLNDLQQQIPQPVIAAKFHKGLANAIVEMVKHLSQENLINQVALTGGVFQNCILLDQVSKRLQTLGIKVLTHSLVPANDGGLSLGQAVIAAAQLIHEC; encoded by the coding sequence ATGCCGACTGAAGAAATTAGAGTTCGCGGTACTGTTCAAGGAGTAGGATTTCGCCCTACAGTATATCGTCTGGCTAAAGCCTGTGGTTTGCGTGGAGATGTTTGTAATGATGGACAAGGTGTATTAATTCGGGTATCTGGTAGTGAAGAAGCAATAACAGAATTTGTTGCCAGATTGCAAATAGAACTTCCACCGTTGGCAAGAATTAATCAACTAACAAGAACTATTTATGAAGGTGAATTTAAATTTGATAATTTCGTGATTTCTACTAGCATCAGTAATGCCATTCACACAGAAATTACCCCTGATGCCGCCACTTGTCCACAGTGTCAGAAAGAAATATTCGACCCCTTTAGCCGCTTTTATCGCTACCCCTTTACTAATTGCACTCATTGCGGCCCCCGACTGAGTATTATTCGTGCCATTCCTTATGACAGATGCAATACCAGTATGTCTGCGTTTGCCGTATGTTCAGAATGTGGGCAGGAATACCATGATGTCGAAAATCGCCGTTTTCACGCCCAACCTGTCGCTTGTCATGTTTGCGGCCCCACAGCTTGGTTAGAACGCGCTGATGGTAAATCGGTTACTGCTTCCATGTTTTCGATGTTGGATGATGTTGATGCTGTTTGTAGCTTGTTGCAAAAAGGTGAGATTGTGGCAATAAAGGGGTTAGGTGGTATTCATCTAGCTTGTGATGCAACACAGGAAACCGTTGTACAAAAACTGCGTCAGCGTAAAAAGCGCTATCATAAACCCTTTGCTTTAATGGCGCGGGATATTGAAATAATTGAACAATATTGTATTGTCAACGCCAAAGAAAAAGAATTATTAACCAGTTCTGCTACACCAATTGTTTTATTACAAGCTTCAGATAAAAAACAATTAGCATCGTCAGTTGCATTAGGGCAAAGTAGCCTCGGTTTCATCCTTCCTTATACGCCCCTGCATCATTTAATTCTGCGGCGGATGAATCGCCCAATTGTTTTAACAAGTGGGAATCTTGCAGATGAACCACAATGTATTGATAATGACGAGGCAAGAAAAAAATTAGGAACAATTGCTGATTATTTTCTCTTTCACAATCGAGAGATTATTAATCGGGTAGATGATTCTGTTGTGCGTGTTCTTGGTGATAAAGTTCAAACAATTCGCCGTGCCAGAGGATATGCACCAGAATCAATTAGTTTACCACCAGGATTTCACAAAGTACCGCAAATTTTAGCAATGGGTAGCGAGTTAAAAAATACCTTTTGCCTATTGCGTGAAGGAAAAGCAATTCTCTCTCAACATCTGGGAGATTTAGAAAATGCTGCGGCTTTCAATACTTACCACGAAACTTTAAATTTATACTTAAATTTATTTGAGCATAAACCAGAAATAATTGCCATTGATAAACATCCTGAATATCTCTCAAGCAAACTTGGGAAAGAAATTGCGGACACAAATCAAATCAAGGTTTATCCAGTTCAACATCATCATGCCCATATCGCCGCCTGCATGGCAGAAAATGAGATTCCTTTAGATTCGCCTCCAGTATTAGGTATTGCTTTAGATGGTTTAGGTTACGGCAATGATGGTAAACTTTGGGGTGGAGAATTTCTTTTAGCAGATTATCGGAAATTTAAACGCCTAGCAACATTTAAACCAGTAGCAATGATTGGTGGTGAACAAGCTATTTATCAGCCTTGGCGTAATACTTATGCCCAATTATTAGCTGCTAACCTTTGGGATGATTGCGAACAAAAATATACTGATTTAGAAATATTTAATTTTTTGAAAAACAAGCCACTTAAGCTACTCAATCAACTTATAGAGAAAGGAATTAACTCTCCTCCAGCTTCATCAGTGGGGCGATTGTTTGATGCAGTGGCATCGGCTATCAGTATTTATAGAGAAGAATGTAGCTATGAAGGACAAGCTGCGATCACAATGGAAGCTATAGTAGATGTTAGTAGCTTAAATAATGATAAAGAAACCCTAATCTATCCTTTTAAATTTAGCTTTTCAGATAGTATTTATTGTATAGACCCCCGCTCAATGTGGCAAGCCTTGCTTAATGACTTACAGCAGCAGATTCCCCAACCAGTTATAGCTGCTAAATTCCACAAAGGTTTAGCTAATGCAATAGTGGAAATGGTTAAGCATCTTAGTCAAGAGAATCTGATTAATCAGGTAGCTTTAACAGGAGGAGTATTTCAAAATTGTATATTGTTAGACCAAGTTAGCAAACGATTACAAACATTAGGAATAAAAGTACTTACTCACAGCTTAGTTCCCGCTAATGATGGCGGGTTATCTTTAGGACAAGCAGTGATTGCAGCCGCACAATTAATACATGAGTGTTGA
- a CDS encoding type II toxin-antitoxin system VapC family toxin — MKLLLDTQCWLWWFTQPELLNEAAITHIADETNELWLSVASIWEMGIKVAIGKLPLPDPLDSYISSRMTVLAMRSLEITASHALQAAALPLHHRDPFDRMLIAQAQIEDMTLVSADSMFNQYDISLLWAAKS, encoded by the coding sequence GTGAAACTTTTGCTAGATACACAGTGCTGGTTATGGTGGTTTACCCAACCAGAGCTTTTGAATGAAGCAGCAATCACCCATATTGCCGATGAAACGAATGAATTGTGGCTCTCAGTTGCCAGTATTTGGGAAATGGGGATAAAAGTTGCGATCGGCAAGTTACCACTGCCAGATCCCCTAGACAGTTATATTTCTAGTCGGATGACGGTGTTGGCAATGCGCTCGCTAGAAATTACAGCTTCTCATGCTTTACAAGCGGCTGCTTTACCTTTGCATCACCGAGATCCTTTTGACAGAATGTTGATTGCACAGGCTCAGATAGAAGATATGACGCTTGTGAGTGCCGATTCAATGTTCAATCAGTACGATATTTCCCTACTTTGGGCAGCCAAATCGTGA